tgttccaACCATGCTCTTTCTAATCATTTTCTGCACAATCTCTTTTTAGGTTACTGTGACTAACAAAGGCCAAGGATTTTGACTCTGTCCCccatcttaaaaaaaaaggggCATACCTAAGTTCACATGGATACCCACTTTGTAAGTTTTCtgtaaatattatagtttattCAGTTCTGTTATTAGCTtagtatatttaattagttgaggttagtttagtcttttcaTAGTTTTCTGTTTTCACACTTGTATATATACAGAAATACTTTGCTCTTTTCActtttgaagaaataaaatagaaaaaaaaaatttaattaggaaATCAGTCCACAAATTAAAGACAATAATTCCAAAAATCTTGACTTTAAGAGTTGAACTGATTTCAAAGTAAAGACTTATTCTGGATAGGAATTTAATAGTCCCTGAATAGCTAATGTACTAACTGCCAAGGACACCAAAGTTTCGAACAAAAAATTTTGCCTTACATTTCCAAGATGCGTCCAGCATAATGAAGCAACAGAATCAGATTACCTTGATCAATTTTCCACTTGCAGTCAGAAGCTTTAGCTTTCCTGCCAATAGCTTCATAAGGTTTGGGGGAGCCCAGTATTTCTCCTACAAATTTATGAGCTAAAAAGGTTATTACCAGTTTGAACATAATGCATATGAACAgatggaaaaataatataaaataaaaccgcGGTTTTGACTTTCTTGTATTCTATTTTAGAAAATGTacacattatttttttcttgagaTACTCTTGATTTTACATCCACAAAGAAAATCTAAGTCTGTCATAATTTTGTGGAAATTATTAGGAAGGTAAGTGGCAAGAAaccgagagagagagagagggagagagacaACAGCTTCACAATAATAGGCAATTAAGAATTACAATAAATGACAACAACCTGCTGTTCTACTTGTTTACTATTTCTTCCTAATGATATGCAAACTTCCAGAAATCAGAACTAAACAGTAATCGAGTGAAATTACCTCTATGTACAAAGCAATAGAAGGCCTGTCAGAACCGCTTGGCTCCCTCAATGTTGTAATAGCTTCTAAAATTAGATTATCCAACCTGCAACCACAAAAGTAGTCCCATcaaattgattataaataGCATCAAGCTAAAGGACAGAGGTttccaaaataaatagtaaactTGAGAAACCAAAAGCTTTCACCATATTTTTCAAAGCAACATTCAGGCATATGCGcttccttttcctttatgTACAAAATCATTTGTACATCATCACAATCTAGGGTTTCAGATATTACCACCTCTACTGTCACCACAATGCCATTTTCTACATCAGTCAAACATTTCAATTTACCAATCATTATTAAGCATATTCTCACTGAGAATGTTGCCAGTAAAACTACAAACTTATGTGTATGAGTAGAAAATTCATATGAAACTggaataaatacaaaataaaattctagatTCTACAGACCTTTGTTGTTATCTGAAATGGCACAAAGGCCAAGTTGGGTAACAAGTGAATGGAGGAAAACAAAAGTGACAAGAATTACATCCCAgactaaaaaaaagtttttttttttttaccacaATGTTTGTGAATTAAAAATGGCATCCACAATTTTAACCGGCTGACTTATAGTGCTCCTGACAGTAATCATTGTTATGCTGCTTTTACATTGATGAATTCATGGGTCAAGTATCAGACTATCAGTCAGGTTAAAGATGGCCTACAAAAGCTACAAAAACTGAATCCATAAACTACttgaaatgattctgtttcagatatgaacaaaaaagaaaaatactataaaGCACCATCAAATAATATGCATTCTCAGTAAAATAGCAAACTGGAAATATCATATGATCAAACAGAGTGCAACCTTGCCAATAGTTCTTTTGAACCAACATTCTTTGGTGTTCCATTAGAAACTGCTATAGGCTTAGCATCAACAATTTCTTCGTTTCCCTGGACTACACTGCTCAAAGCCTTTGGATTCTCATCACGTTTAGGAGTCTGTGGACTCTTTTTGAGGGCAAGCTTGGCCTTCTGTCTGGATCCCCATATTGCAGTCACATTAATATTTCTCCATTTATCCTGTTAAGAATTAAACTACATGATTACTGCACTATAATACAGCATccataactaaaagaaaaacatagagctctttctttgcatttccAAAAATGTAGTAGCAACATCATCCaagcaaataaatattctgaGCATTTAACCAGAAGACGAAGTCTGCTTCTTTTACAACAAACATGCTAATGGTTTCATCATAAGTACCTTCAAATCGACATTTGAGCGTAACCGCAAGATGGCACTGAACTCAGGATCCATAAGTATCGTACGCCATTTACCTGTCCCATGCTTAAGCACTCCAGCTTTTAGGGCAGCCTCTTCCTCTGCAGTCCACTTTTGCTTAGGAGCACCCATCAATGCCCTCGCAGGAAATACCTGCACAAACAGTTGAATTCCGCCACCTTTGAGCAAATTCACCCATATAAGTATCCAGACACTAAAAGAGAACTACATCAACCTTGCACATACTTCTACTGACTTAAAACAACCGACAATTAGCccaaaataagtaaattctAAACCAGAAGACAGCAATTGTAAGAAACAACAACAGCAAAACAATTGCCTGGCAACCTAGACCTCTTAAAGACAGCAAAAATTTAATCTACTTACACTTTTAGTGCCAAATTGGAAATGTTAATGTTGTTTTTGAACTATaatttaacataaaatttgataCAATGCTAAATCTTATGAATTATACTCATATTAGGTCAAATCACACCTTGCCCTTGTAAAAATTTTGACatcaaaagaacaaaaaacaggaaaaaaaaaaagtcacaCAAAAACAAGAAACCCAAAAATGCAAGAAGTGTTGTTTCTTTGCTTATTCaatgaaaaataaacataaaattaacacaGATCAAAGGGAGAACGCAGAAATTAAGCTCCTACTTACAAAAATACACAATCTGACGATCATTTATTTAGAGAAGAgggaacaaaaaaaaaaaatcaaattcatgTGGGTGAAAGAGAGTGCAGCGCGCGTGAATTATACCTGATTAAAGAACTCCAACGAGAAAGTTGGCAGAGAGAATGTGAGGGAGAGTGAGAGACTATCGCATGAACATCatttgattatattataaaaaccTTTTCGATTTTGAATTGTACGTTTCTGATTAtgaaattggaaaaaaaaaaaaaagagagagagaagtgaaaatattttttggaaagaacttttatttttggccTCGGAAAATGGAAATGGAAACTCTCCTTTTTCTGtctgtttttctatttttcattgtTGTAGTAAATTGCTTTTCTACATTTCGGCCCCTAAACTTCTCTAAAATTCTCGTGGAGTCCCTATTTTACTAAAgcattatataataaacattacTTGTTTTTCCTAATcttatctctttttctttagtaATTATTGCAGAATTATAAACacgaaaaaagaattattgcaGAATATCAAACGTTCATCggtttaattaaatataaattttaattctaaaaaatattttattgatataagtCTAAGATTTGTAGTTttcttaaaattcaattttaataattctatttagatataaaaatatatctactTTTCATAAAAATCAACATTAGAGTCGGGCAGAGAtgttaaagtattttatactgtctcttaaaagaaaaggtattATACAAACCCAATTGGTTGGGAGGAGCTAGTTTTTTAACTGGATAGATTGCCTAAGCACTCCTACCGAATGGAAAAAGAGATATTGATACAAGCTTCAAAACGCTtaaagtaatattatatatggATTGAAGGCAGAAAGAAAAGTTAGATCTCTTGACAGGATAGTCCGACCGACTCCATTAgaagttaaattttatatcttttatatttaaatctataTATTAAAGTATTGATCTAATAAATTTGATCATgcttagaatttaattagatctaataataaaattttaaattcatcttttcatgaaagataaatgtaaatatttttatttttatatatctgTCTTTAAAACCTGAATCTtcataaaaacataataaattatattattgtgtATACTAAAATGCTTACCATTTCACTGTTTCTATAATAGTAACTTTCAATTACATACTTATGAGATACAAAGTCCCCATTATTCTCTTTCCatattcattaaaaaagaattgctGAAATATTATTACAGATACTGGATAATGCTCGACACAGTCATTGTTTCTATAACaataattttgacaaatttatcctttaaacaaattttaaaattgtcttTTTTATAAACCCACAAATTACAATCACTAATATCTTATGGACAAGAGTCCTGCCTTACTGATTTAGTATAAAATGTTTCTCCTACcttctttctcatatttatattcttgCCCTTTCTTCTCTCActaaattcattatttaaatggtttattaaaaaattacatatatagaTTAACTATTGTATTCAGATTTCAGCAAGTAAATtgttaaaactaaaaaaatttgaagcaaaataaaaatataaataccaatattagttattaatttagtaaaacaaaaaattttaaaagttttaactatttcaaaaattaaataaactcgTATATTATGATgcaagatatttatttaaaatctaacATCTCTCAATAATTgtaaaaaagtattatattattttaacattaatatcaattatctaATTCTTTAACTCAATGTataagtgttttttttttctttttttatgaaaaattattgtaaAACGGTAACTATATATCTTTTTAGctaaatatatcattatttattttattatattttgattttatctttttctaccgcaaaattattaattaataggtAATAACATTATCAATCAGTTTATAATATTctatatattatgtttgaaTATTTATTCCGATTAcattaatttagtaaattttttacttcatatgatattattaattattttaatttattatttatattatagtttttcttgaaagaagaaatatgaatatgctaatatttttaagcTGATGATGCCCTACGTATGTCAAGCTGCCCTTACTGATAAAAGTGGAATCATAGTACTATTGCGTACGAAATGAGAGGCATTTTGTCATATTTCATAAACTATAAGGGCATATTTGCAAGTTTCCGACACAGATCAACCTCCTAAAAAGAGTCGGACTCAATTCGCACCCAAAAGAGTTTATTTCTGAGCCgagaatttaaaaaagaattaagaaaaatggcGAGCTCTCTGCAACGAATTTGGAGCCGTGGTCGAGCTCTGGGCACGAAAATGGGCCCACTTTCGAGACCGTTTTCAGCGACAACAGACGCATTGGTGGAGGCGCAAGCAAAGCCTGGCGAGATCGGTATGGTCTCTGGAATCCCGCAAGAGCATCTCCGCCGTAGGGTACAGTCTCTTAatctccctctctctccttatatatataaaatattggaTTTTTGAAGTTCACATTTTTAGGATCAGGTGGAtgcatttgttattatttttattttatgtcttcATGAATTTGATTGATTAGGGTTTCGGTAGTTCtgaattttgattttggatcaattaagtttttttcctttctgaaAACAATAACTTATGCTTTACGcttgctttaattttttttttcttttttattattaatgatgtTGGTCATTACAGGTGGTTATTTACTCACCAGCTAGAACTGCAACTCAACAAGGATCTGGAAAAGTTGGAAGGTGGAAGATTAATTTCATGTCCACGCAAAAGTATGTTATGTTTACTTCTCAGCATTTTTACCTATTCTATGATATTGGCATTCGTGATTTTGTCTTCTATTTTATCCTGTGGCGGATTATGAGTGTGTTTTGAAAgtgaaaaattacaaaaactCAGTTCATTTGAGTTCTATTTAGTCAATTTTCATGTTTGGAAAGGTCATAGTTGTTAAAATTCAATCCTTTTCACTTGAATTCTATTTAAAcatttgaaagaaatgaaattataacaaatttaGCATGATCTTTGCATAAATTCAATTCAGTTTAACTCTTGCACATGATTTATTCCAAATTAGCCCTGTGTTTGAAAATGTTCTTGTCTGCTTCATTGTGAACTGTTTTCTGGTGTGTGAAATACACTGAAAATTATTACTTCTCCATTTTAGACTAATACTTAAacttattaagattttaaatcttttgaaatattaAGTGGAAAAAAAGAGCgcaaatttgaaaattttccaGTCACCATTTGGAGGTCAGTGATGGCCTTGATATATTAATGGTGTACTCCTAgtaattatttcataattaattttgttagtcATGAGTTTTTCAGGTCCGTAAAATGATTCCCCTTTCAAAAAGAGGAAGccattttcttgttttcatttgatcaggaaaatattttctattgtCTTATTTTCTCGGATGCACCGAACATTGAGAAGTGCAGAAAATATTTTCCTCAAAACAATCACAGCTGAACTTTGtggattatattttattgtctTGTGCTCAAGTAATTAATGTATTGGGATTGCTGCCCTGAAAATGTGATTGACAGATATTTGTATCCGGCTAATGTCTGTGTAGGTGGGAAAATCCATTGATGGGTTGGACATCCACAGGGGACCCATATGCCAATGTTGGTGATTCTGCACTCAGTTTTGACAGTGAAGAAGCTGCAAAGGAATTTGCTGAGCGACATGGTTGGGAATATGTGGTGTGTGTTAattgctttattttctcaaatttataactaaaacaaGTTTCTTTGGAACTTCTTTTTCCCTAATTTTGAAGCTGGGGTTTTCTTTGACCCTTGAAATTTTACATTCTTGGTAACTCAGGGTTTGAGATGAGTTTTTATGTTGCAGTGTTGTACTGTTTAATTTTGACTGATTATGTGCTGACTGATTCTTCTTGCGGTTGTGGTTGTCTTTGCATCCATTTATTTTCCCTCCAACTAATATGAATATCGAATTCCTTTTGCCTGCTTTTGATCGTAATTCTTGATATCTTTTGCAGGTAAAAAAGCGCCACACACCATTATTGAAGGTTCGAGATTCCCCTTCCACCTATATTTACTGAATGCATTAGcagattttcaatttttttccaaGTTACTGACACTAGTTTATGGATGTGATGTTATAATCTAGGTTGAGATTATGAATGGCTTAGGTTATGTAGAATTTTGATAGATTATGATTTTAGCTTTCTTGATTTCCATTCCTCATGAGCCACAGACCACACAATCTGAATAGAATAATTGCATGCTTCATTGATTTTTCGAGCACTTTTTAGTGTCTTCTTTTCCGAACTTGGACATACTTTGAGGATCTAGGAAGTTCTTGTTAATTCACTTTTACAACTTTGCATTACTGAAAATCTTATAGATAGGAAATATAGTTCAGTGAAAGTTGAAGGCGGTTGGTACTATATTTGCTCCAAGTTAATGGGATGTCTCTCACATCTAAACACCTCTTTACATTTATGAGGAGACCAATTCCTATTATTGTTGAGCAGCTATTTGGGAAATTAGGGAATTGTGTCATGCTTTTAAAGTATCTTTTGTCTTTAAGCCGATGGTTAATTTGATGCCTCAAGTGATAGTGCACAGTTAAATGAATACACTTCCATCTCTGCTTACATCTAAAAAGTTACATGTGGCTTGTAGCTCTTACCCTTTGGAACTTGTTTCTTCTGCTTTCAGGTAAAGTCATATGCAGATAATTTCAAGTTTAAGGGTCTTCCTAAAACAGAGGGCAACTGATTGTATTTCTCATCCGTTCTGTTTCTTGGCACTGTAAGACAGAAGTTGCACAAAATTGTTTGCAGTTTTCTTCACTGCACATTTCTGCATGCGGCAGCAATACACTTGTGATAACACTCGTCCCAAGTGAAgctttttcataataaaatgggATTAATGGATCCGCCCTTTTgtaacttttcttttgttatgtCTATGCAAAGCTATGAAAAGAATCTCAATTACATTTGTTGGACCATTGATTGTTTAAAATCTGTAATCACATATTCTATCATCTGACTTGGCAAGTTCTTCTACGTCTGAATCCTTGCATATCTGGTTCAGTCTTGCCCAACTATGATGGCAGAAGAGTTAATCGAGTATACCATTACAATCAACCAAGCAACATGTGATGTAATGAACCCCCTGGGGCTTTCGGCTATATCTTTATGAAGCCGTGACCTAAAATAAGTGTATCACACCCTCACTTGATCGAATTCATGGCACAATATCCTGTATTCACTTAGTTTCAACTCTGACGAGACTTCTCAACGTTTGCTTCAGCAAATTTTgcataaagataataatagaTAATAGAAAGTAAAGTAGGATTGCGATGGTCAAATCCATCACAGCTTTGAATTTCACGGCCTGAAATAAacagattaaaaagaaaataaaagaaaattttaaacatatatattattaatttattttcaagcACAGAAAACGAATCACTTTCTAGCATTACAAATTACCGAGATACCTTGTATACTACATTTCCTCAAAATCTTATCTGAAAGCTTAGCTAACTTGCATTGTGCTGACCACCAAACTTGATAATTGACAAAACCAGCTTCAGATGGAGATGATGATAATGCGACCAAGATAACTGCAACCAACCTTCTGATTTG
The sequence above is drawn from the Ricinus communis isolate WT05 ecotype wild-type chromosome 7, ASM1957865v1, whole genome shotgun sequence genome and encodes:
- the LOC8283372 gene encoding telomere repeat-binding factor 2; translation: MGAPKQKWTAEEEAALKAGVLKHGTGKWRTILMDPEFSAILRLRSNVDLKDKWRNINVTAIWGSRQKAKLALKKSPQTPKRDENPKALSSVVQGNEEIVDAKPIAVSNGTPKNVGSKELLARLDNLILEAITTLREPSGSDRPSIALYIEEKYWAPPNLMKLLAGKLKLLTASGKLIKVKHKYRIAPSSAVSEGRRSSPLVRIEGKQKDSPKSEKSNTKILTKSQVDQELSKIKGMTAEEAAAAAAKAVAEAEAAIAEAEAAARDADAAEAEAEAAQVFAKAAIKAFKYRTRHLMA
- the LOC8283373 gene encoding NADH dehydrogenase [ubiquinone] iron-sulfur protein 4, mitochondrial — protein: MASSLQRIWSRGRALGTKMGPLSRPFSATTDALVEAQAKPGEIGMVSGIPQEHLRRRVVIYSPARTATQQGSGKVGRWKINFMSTQKWENPLMGWTSTGDPYANVGDSALSFDSEEAAKEFAERHGWEYVVKKRHTPLLKVKSYADNFKFKGLPKTEGN